One Spinacia oleracea cultivar Varoflay chromosome 4, BTI_SOV_V1, whole genome shotgun sequence DNA segment encodes these proteins:
- the LOC110789632 gene encoding uncharacterized protein, whose amino-acid sequence MKEGNVVVYVVVGFLGLAAAALAFAAEATKIKISDITVTEPGKCEYPNNPADILGYVAASLTLINQIIVSIVGRCTCWQRNGSKTSNTQHPAVPFFIISWVGSIIGIGLLLYGANLSTRQEFLASKGVCYALKSGVFAAGGVMTTVACILGIFSANRHSTPREVPYQGGLT is encoded by the exons ATGAAAGAGGGCAATGTTGTGGTGTATGTAGTTGTGGGTTTCCTTGGGTTGGCAGCTGCTGCTCTTGCTTTTGCTGCTGAGGCCACAAAAATTAAG ATATCCGATATTACTGTAACGGAACCTGGTAAATGCGAATACCCGAACAATCCAGCTGACATACTTGGATACGTAGCAGCGTCGCTTACACTAATCAATCAGATTATAGTTAGTATCGTAGGCCGTTGTACTTGTTGGCAAAGAAATGGTTCCAAGACTTCCAATACTCAACACCCTGCAGTACCCTTTTTCATTATATCCTG GGTTGGTTCTATTATAGGGATTGGTCTTTTATTATATGGTGCTAATCTCAGCACTCGTCAAGAGTTTCTGGCATCAAAAGGGGTTTGCTATGCCTTAAAATCTGGTGTATTTGCTGCTGGTGGCGTAATGACAACTGTTGCCTGTATCTTAGGTATATTCTCAGCAAACCGCCATTCGACACCACGAGAGGTTCCGTATCAAGGTGGCCTTACCTGA